In a single window of the Gadus chalcogrammus isolate NIFS_2021 chromosome 20, NIFS_Gcha_1.0, whole genome shotgun sequence genome:
- the chn1 gene encoding N-chimaerin: protein MPSREAYEGQKGDKSLVQKGKREANQDEILAAALGMRMGPQKPPATLWQPLKLFAYSQLTSLVRRATLKENAAGPKYDKVHNFKVHTFRGPHWCEHCANFMWGLVAQGVKCADCGINVHKQCSAAVPNDCKPNLKHVRKVYSCDLTTLVKAHNTTRPMVVDMCIREIESRGLKSEGLYRISGFSDSVEEVKMAFDKDGEKTDISVDAYEDINIITGALKLYLRDLPVPIISYDAYPRFIEAAKIDEPEKRLEALREAIALLAPSHSETLQYLMVHLKRVALHEEHNLMNVENLAIIFGPTLMQAPDMDAMKALNDIRYQRQVVELLIKKEDVLF, encoded by the exons ATGCCGTCTAGGGAGGCCTACGAGGGCCAAAAGGGGGACAAGTCCCTGGTGCAGAAGGGCAAGCGAGAGGCCAACCAGGACGAGATCTTGGCAGCGGCGCTGGGAATGAGGATGGGGCCACAGAAGCCGCCGGCCACCCTCTGGCAGCCGCTCAAGCTGTTCGCCTACTCCCAGCTCACCTCTCTGGTCCGCAGGGCCACGCTGAAGGAGAACGCCGCCGGACCCAAGTACGACAAGGTGCACAACTTCAAG GTCCATACGTTTCGGGGGCCACACTGGTGTGAACACTGTGCCAACTTCATGTGGGGACTCGTGGCCCAGGGAGTCAAATGTGCAG ACTGCGGGATAAACGTGCACAAACAGTGCTCCGCCGCGGTGCCAAACGACTGCAAGCCAAACCTGAAGCACGTGCGCAAGGTGTACAGCTGCGACCTCACCACCCTGGTGAAGGCCCACAACACCACGCGTCCCATGGTGGTGGACATGTGCATACGGGAGATCGAGTCCCGAG gtctgaAGTCCGAGGGCTTGTACAGAATATCAGGCTTCAGCGACTCCGTGGAGGAGGTCAAGATGGCGTTTGACAAAG ACGGGGAGAAGACGGACATCTCGGTGGACGCCTACGAAGACATCAACATCATCACGGGCGCCCTGAAGCTGTACCTCCGGGACCTGCCCGTCCCCATCATCTCCTACGACGCTTACCCCCGCTTCATCGAGGCTGCCA AGATCGATGAACCAGAGAAGAGGCTGGAGGCGCTACGAGAGGCCATCGCGCTGCTGGCCCCGTCACACAGCGAGACGCTGCAGTACCTCATGGTCCACTTAAAACG GGTAGCGCTCCACGAAGAGCACAACCTGATGAACGTCGAGAACCTGGCCATCATCTTCGGGCCCACCCTGATGCAGGCGCCAGACATGGACGCCATGAAGGCCCTGAACGACATCCGCTACCAGCGGCAGGTGGTAGAGCTGCTCATCAAGAAGGAGGACGTGCTCTTCTGA